A genomic window from Agrobacterium tumefaciens includes:
- a CDS encoding D-galactarolactone cycloisomerase, with translation MKITAVRTHLLEHRLDTPFESASMRFDRRAHILVEIECDDGTVGWGECLGPARPNAAVVQAYAGWLIGQDPRENEKLWAVLYNALRDQGQRGLSLTALSGIDIALWDIKGKHYGTSISMLLGGRWRESVRAYATGSFKRDGVDRVSDNASEMAERRAEGFHACKIKIGFGIEEDLRVIAAVRDAIGPDMRLMIDANHGYTVTEAIMLGNRAAEYGIDWFEEPVVPEQLDAYQRVRAGQPIPVAGGETWHGRYGMWQALSAGAVDILQPDLCGCGGFSETQKIATLATLHGVRIVPHVWGTGVQIAAALQFMAAMTPDPVRVNPIEPIMEFDRTYNPFRQAVLSKPIEAINGVVAIPDGPGLGIEINRDALTEFRMPDA, from the coding sequence ATGAAAATCACTGCGGTGCGCACGCATCTGCTCGAACACCGGCTGGACACGCCGTTTGAAAGCGCTTCCATGCGCTTCGACCGCCGCGCCCATATTCTGGTGGAGATCGAATGCGATGACGGAACGGTCGGCTGGGGCGAATGCCTCGGCCCGGCCAGACCGAACGCCGCCGTGGTTCAGGCTTACGCCGGCTGGCTCATCGGCCAGGACCCGCGTGAGAATGAGAAGCTCTGGGCCGTGCTTTATAATGCCCTGCGCGATCAGGGCCAGCGCGGCCTCAGCCTCACGGCGCTTTCCGGCATCGATATCGCGCTCTGGGATATCAAGGGCAAGCATTACGGTACCTCCATCTCCATGCTGCTTGGCGGGCGCTGGCGCGAAAGCGTGCGCGCCTATGCCACCGGCAGCTTCAAGCGTGATGGTGTCGACCGCGTTTCCGACAATGCCTCGGAGATGGCGGAGCGGCGGGCGGAAGGCTTTCATGCCTGCAAGATCAAGATCGGTTTCGGCATCGAAGAAGACCTCCGGGTCATCGCCGCCGTGCGCGATGCGATCGGGCCGGATATGCGGCTGATGATCGACGCCAATCACGGTTATACCGTCACCGAAGCCATAATGCTCGGCAACCGCGCTGCCGAATATGGCATCGACTGGTTCGAAGAGCCTGTTGTTCCCGAACAGCTGGATGCCTATCAGCGGGTGCGGGCCGGTCAGCCGATCCCGGTTGCGGGCGGTGAGACCTGGCATGGGCGTTATGGCATGTGGCAGGCGCTTTCCGCCGGTGCCGTGGATATTCTCCAGCCCGATCTCTGCGGCTGCGGCGGTTTTTCCGAAACGCAGAAGATCGCCACGCTCGCCACGCTGCATGGCGTGCGTATCGTGCCGCATGTCTGGGGCACCGGTGTGCAGATCGCCGCCGCGCTGCAATTCATGGCGGCGATGACGCCCGATCCGGTTCGCGTCAATCCGATAGAGCCGATCATGGAATTCGACCGCACCTATAATCCGTTCCGGCAGGCGGTTCTGAGCAAGCCGATCGAGGCGATCAATGGTGTAGTCGCCATTCCCGATGGTCCGGGTCTCGGCATAGAAATCAACCGTGATGCCCTCACCGAATTCAGGATGCCGGACGCATGA
- the kduI gene encoding 5-dehydro-4-deoxy-D-glucuronate isomerase — protein sequence MLTVETRQAVNPEYAKTLDTEGLRRHFLANDMFRSGEIRLIYTHYDRFVMGGAVPNGAPLTLDKVEETKTPSFLDRREMGIVNIGESGTVSAGGQTYTLNRGDVLYLGAGSGAVTFDGAGRFYITSCPAHRSLPAKLVTLANSKEVKLGATETSNKRTINQFIHPLVMESCQLVLGYTMLEDGSVWNTIPSHIHDRRMEAYLYFGMDEKSRVLHLMGEPQETRHLFISNEEGAISPPWSIHSGAGIGSYTFIWAMAGDNVDYTDMDFIQPGDLK from the coding sequence ATGTTGACCGTCGAAACAAGGCAGGCCGTGAACCCGGAATATGCAAAGACGCTGGATACCGAAGGGCTCCGCCGGCATTTCCTCGCCAACGACATGTTCCGTTCCGGTGAAATCAGGCTGATCTATACACACTATGACCGGTTCGTCATGGGCGGTGCGGTGCCAAATGGCGCGCCGCTGACGCTGGACAAGGTGGAGGAAACCAAGACGCCGTCCTTCCTCGACCGGCGCGAAATGGGCATCGTCAATATCGGCGAGAGCGGCACTGTCAGCGCGGGCGGGCAGACCTACACGCTTAATCGCGGCGATGTGCTTTATCTCGGTGCCGGTAGCGGTGCTGTCACCTTTGACGGGGCAGGCCGATTCTATATCACCTCCTGCCCGGCGCATCGCAGCCTGCCGGCCAAGCTCGTCACGCTTGCCAATAGCAAGGAAGTCAAGCTGGGCGCGACGGAAACCTCCAACAAGCGCACCATCAACCAGTTCATTCATCCGTTGGTCATGGAAAGCTGCCAGCTGGTGCTGGGTTATACGATGCTGGAGGACGGCTCGGTCTGGAATACCATTCCCTCGCACATCCATGATCGCCGCATGGAGGCCTATCTCTATTTCGGCATGGATGAAAAGTCGCGTGTGCTGCATCTGATGGGTGAGCCGCAGGAAACCCGCCATCTGTTCATTTCCAATGAGGAAGGCGCCATTTCGCCGCCCTGGTCCATCCATTCCGGCGCGGGCATCGGCTCTTACACCTTCATCTGGGCCATGGCCGGCGACAATGTCGATTACACCGACATGGACTTCATTCAGCCGGGGGATCTGAAATGA
- the kduD gene encoding 2-dehydro-3-deoxy-D-gluconate 5-dehydrogenase KduD: MRNPFSLEGRKALVTGANTGLGQAIAVGLAAAGAEVVCAARRAPDETLHLIAKDGGKASALLIDFADPLAAKDSFADAGFDILVNNAGIIRRADSVEFSELDWDEVMDVNLKALFFTTQAFAKELLAKGRSGKVVNIASLLSFQGGIRVPSYTAAKHGVAGLTKLLANEWAAKGINVNAIAPGYIETNNTEALRADAARNKAILERIPAGRWGHSQDIAGAAVFLASPAADYVHGAILNVDGGWLAR, translated from the coding sequence ATGAGAAACCCCTTTTCGCTTGAAGGGCGCAAGGCGCTTGTGACGGGCGCAAATACCGGTCTCGGCCAGGCGATTGCGGTGGGTCTCGCCGCCGCTGGCGCGGAGGTGGTCTGCGCCGCCCGTCGCGCGCCGGATGAAACCCTTCATCTCATCGCAAAGGATGGCGGCAAGGCGAGTGCGCTGCTCATCGATTTTGCCGATCCGCTGGCGGCGAAGGACAGTTTTGCTGACGCCGGTTTCGATATTCTCGTCAACAATGCCGGCATCATCCGCCGCGCCGATTCCGTCGAGTTTTCCGAGCTCGACTGGGATGAGGTGATGGACGTCAATCTCAAGGCGCTGTTTTTCACCACGCAGGCTTTCGCAAAAGAGCTGCTGGCGAAGGGCCGCTCCGGCAAGGTGGTCAATATCGCCTCGCTCCTGTCGTTTCAGGGTGGCATTCGCGTGCCGTCCTATACGGCGGCGAAACACGGCGTGGCTGGTCTCACCAAGCTTCTGGCCAATGAGTGGGCGGCCAAGGGCATCAATGTGAATGCCATTGCCCCCGGTTATATCGAAACCAACAATACTGAGGCGTTGCGTGCGGATGCCGCCCGCAACAAGGCCATTCTCGAGCGCATTCCGGCGGGCCGCTGGGGGCACTCGCAGGATATCGCCGGAGCGGCGGTATTTCTGGCGTCGCCGGCGGCGGATTACGTGCATGGCGCCATTCTCAATGTCGATGGCGGCTGGCTGGCGCGATAA
- a CDS encoding amidohydrolase family protein: MSELERQLTGEAPKPAFPKGAVDTQMHLYLPGYPALPGGPGLPPGSLPGPADYRKLMQWLGIDRVIITQGNAHQRDNANTLACVAEIGEAARAVVIIDASTTEKDMEILTAAGTVGARIMDLPGGAVNLSELEVVDERAHAADWMVAVQFDGNTLLDHLSRLQKIRSRWVFDHHGKFFKGIKTDGPEMAALLKLIDRGNLWFKFAGVYESSRESWPYEDVAAFSRVIAAHAPERIVWGTNWPHNSIRETSAYPDDARLAELVLGWLPDDAARQRALVDNPEALFKLPPFAAA, encoded by the coding sequence ATGAGTGAGCTTGAACGCCAGCTGACGGGTGAAGCGCCGAAGCCTGCTTTTCCGAAGGGCGCCGTCGATACGCAGATGCATCTCTATCTGCCCGGCTACCCCGCCTTGCCGGGCGGGCCGGGCCTGCCGCCGGGCTCGCTTCCCGGTCCCGCCGACTATCGCAAGCTGATGCAATGGCTCGGCATCGACCGGGTCATCATCACCCAGGGTAATGCCCATCAGCGTGACAATGCCAATACGCTTGCCTGCGTTGCTGAAATCGGCGAGGCGGCCCGCGCGGTTGTCATCATTGATGCGAGCACCACCGAAAAGGACATGGAAATCCTCACCGCTGCCGGTACCGTCGGGGCGCGTATCATGGACCTGCCGGGTGGTGCGGTGAACCTGTCCGAACTGGAAGTGGTGGATGAGCGGGCGCACGCCGCAGACTGGATGGTGGCGGTGCAGTTTGATGGCAATACGCTGCTCGATCACCTGTCGCGCCTTCAGAAAATCCGCTCGCGCTGGGTGTTCGATCACCATGGCAAGTTCTTCAAGGGCATCAAAACTGATGGCCCGGAAATGGCAGCACTTCTAAAACTCATCGATCGCGGCAATCTCTGGTTCAAGTTTGCCGGCGTTTACGAAAGTTCGCGTGAGAGCTGGCCCTATGAAGACGTCGCCGCCTTTTCGCGGGTGATTGCGGCCCATGCGCCGGAACGCATCGTCTGGGGCACCAACTGGCCACATAACTCCATCAGGGAGACCTCAGCCTATCCCGATGATGCAAGGCTTGCAGAACTGGTTCTTGGCTGGCTGCCGGATGACGCTGCGCGCCAGCGTGCACTGGTGGATAATCCTGAGGCCCTGTTCAAGCTGCCACCATTCGCTGCGGCATAA
- a CDS encoding NAD-dependent epimerase/dehydratase family protein, which yields MKRLLVTGAAGQLGRVMRERLAPMAEILRLADLSPLDPAGPNEECVQCDLADADAVNAMVAGCDGIVHLGGISVEKPFEQILQGNIIGLYNLYEAARAHGQPRIVFASSNHTIGYYPQTERLGPDVPVRPDGLYGVSKCFGENLARMYFDKFGQETALVRIGSCTPVPNNYRMLSTWFSHDDFVSLIEAVFRAPVLGCPVVWGASANDAGWWDNSHLGFLGWKPKDNAEAFRQHIAETTPPPDPKDALVRFQGGTFVDNPIFKQS from the coding sequence ATGAAACGGCTTCTTGTTACCGGTGCGGCGGGCCAGCTTGGCCGCGTCATGCGTGAGCGCCTCGCACCCATGGCCGAGATATTGCGTCTTGCCGATCTCTCCCCGCTCGATCCGGCAGGGCCGAACGAGGAATGTGTGCAATGCGACCTTGCGGATGCGGATGCCGTGAATGCGATGGTTGCCGGTTGCGACGGTATCGTTCATCTGGGCGGCATATCCGTGGAAAAGCCCTTCGAGCAGATCCTTCAGGGCAATATCATCGGGCTTTATAATCTTTACGAGGCCGCCCGCGCCCACGGCCAGCCGCGGATCGTCTTTGCCAGTTCCAACCATACGATCGGTTATTACCCGCAAACCGAGCGGCTCGGCCCCGACGTTCCCGTGCGGCCGGATGGACTTTACGGCGTCTCCAAATGTTTCGGTGAAAACCTCGCCCGCATGTATTTCGATAAATTCGGGCAGGAGACGGCGCTGGTGCGCATCGGCTCCTGCACGCCGGTGCCCAACAATTACCGCATGCTGTCCACCTGGTTTTCCCACGACGATTTCGTGTCGCTGATCGAGGCGGTGTTTCGCGCACCTGTTCTCGGCTGCCCGGTCGTCTGGGGCGCGTCGGCCAATGATGCCGGCTGGTGGGACAATTCGCATCTCGGCTTTCTGGGCTGGAAGCCGAAGGACAATGCCGAGGCCTTCCGGCAGCATATAGCCGAGACGACCCCGCCGCCGGACCCGAAGGATGCGTT
- the kdgD gene encoding 5-dehydro-4-deoxyglucarate dehydratase: MNPEQIKTALGSGLLSFPVTHFDAEGRFAADSYRAHVEWLAGYKAPVLFAAGGTGEFFSLKPDEIPTIVSAAKEVAGETAIVSGCGYGTEIAVDIARSVEKVGADGILLLPHYLIDAPQEGLYAHIKKVCQSVGIGVMVYNRDNSVLQADTLARLCDECPNLVGFKDGTGDIGLVRQITAKMGDRLMYLGGMPTAELFAEAYLGAGFTTYSSAVFNFVPGLANEFYAALRAGERATCERILTDFFYPFMAIRNRAKGYAVSAVKAGVRLQGFNAGPVRAPLKDLTNEEIGMLEALIGTHKRKA, translated from the coding sequence ATGAACCCTGAACAAATCAAGACGGCGCTCGGCTCCGGTCTTTTGTCCTTCCCGGTCACCCATTTTGATGCCGAGGGTCGTTTTGCGGCCGATAGCTACAGGGCGCATGTCGAATGGCTCGCCGGTTATAAAGCCCCGGTGCTGTTTGCCGCCGGCGGCACGGGCGAATTCTTCTCGCTGAAGCCGGATGAAATCCCCACCATCGTTTCCGCCGCCAAGGAAGTGGCCGGCGAAACCGCCATCGTTTCGGGCTGCGGTTACGGCACCGAGATCGCAGTCGACATTGCCCGCTCGGTGGAAAAGGTCGGTGCCGATGGCATTCTGCTTCTGCCGCATTATCTCATCGATGCGCCGCAGGAAGGGCTCTATGCCCATATCAAGAAGGTTTGTCAGTCGGTGGGCATCGGCGTCATGGTTTATAACCGCGACAATTCTGTGCTGCAGGCCGATACGCTGGCGCGTCTTTGCGACGAGTGCCCGAACCTTGTCGGTTTCAAGGATGGCACCGGCGATATCGGCCTCGTGCGCCAGATCACCGCCAAGATGGGCGACCGCCTGATGTATCTCGGCGGCATGCCGACGGCGGAACTGTTTGCCGAAGCCTATCTCGGCGCCGGTTTCACCACCTATTCCTCGGCGGTCTTCAACTTCGTACCCGGCCTTGCCAATGAGTTCTATGCGGCGCTGCGTGCCGGCGAACGCGCCACCTGCGAACGTATCCTCACGGATTTCTTCTATCCGTTCATGGCCATCCGCAACCGCGCCAAGGGTTATGCCGTCTCCGCCGTCAAGGCTGGTGTTCGCCTGCAGGGCTTCAATGCCGGTCCGGTGCGTGCGCCGCTGAAGGACCTGACCAATGAGGAAATCGGCATGCTCGAAGCCCTGATCGGCACGCACAAGCGTAAAGCCTGA